Genomic DNA from Myxococcus stipitatus:
AGCTGGGGGCGAAGAAGCACGCCAAGCGGGTCTTCGAGGACGCGGCCCGGCTGGACCCGGACAACGCGGACGCGAAGGCGGCCCTCAAGAAGTTGCGGTGGACGTTCTAGGATGAGCGCGGACTCTCATGGCTGAGCCCGAACCTCTCATTGGCATCGACCTGGGGACGACGAACAGCATCGTCGCCACCGTCCAGGACGGTCAGCCCATCGTCATCAAGAACCGCACGGGACAGGCGCTCACGCCGTCCGTGGTGGCGGTGTCGAAGAATGGCAAGCGGCTGGTGGGCGGCATCGCCAAGCGCCAGGCCATCACCAACCCCCAGGAGACGGTGTACGCCGCCAAGCGGCTCATCGGCCGGAAGTTCTCCTCGCACGAGGTGCAGGACGCGCTGCGCCAGCTCCCGTACGAGGTGGTGTGCGGGCAGCACGACGACCTGCGCATCCGCATGGGGGGCAAGGACCTGGCCGTCCCCGAGCTGTCCGCGATGATCCTCCAGGAGCTGAAGGCGGACGCGGAGGCGCACTTCGGCCGGCCGGTGAGCAAGGCCGTCGTCACGGTGCCGGCGTACTTCAACGACGCCCAGCGGCAGGCCACCAAGGACGCGGGGCGCATCGCCGGGCTGGAGGTGCTGCGCATCATCAACGAGCCCACCGCGGCGGCGCTGGCCTATGGCTTCAGCCGCACGGTCAACGGGCGCGTGGCGGTGCTGGACCTGGGCGGCGGCACCTTCGACGTGTCCGTGCTGGAGATCAACCAGGGCGTCTTCGACGTGGTGGCCACGGGCGGCGACACGTACCTGGGCGGCGAGGACTGGGACAACCGCATCATCGAGTGGCTCGTCTTCGGCTTCGCCAAGGAGCACGGCATCGACCTGCGCAAGGACCGCATGGCCTTGCAGCGGCTCAAGGACGCGGCGGAGAAGGCGAAGGTGGAGCTGTCCGGCGTGCGCGAGACGCAGCTCAACCTGCCCTTCATCTGCACGCCGCCCGGAGGCGGGGCCGCGCTGCACCTGCAGGCGGCGCTCACGCGGGAGAAGCTGGAGGACCTGACCAACGACCTGACCGAGCGCGTGGTGGGCATCACCACCGAGGTGCTCGGCGAGGCGGGGGTGCGGCCTTCGGAGCTGAAGGAGGTCATCCTCGTCGGAGGCATGTCGCGCATGCCGCGCGTCGTGGAGGCGGTGCGCACGTACTTCCGCCGCGAGCCCTGCAAGGGCGTGCACCCGGAGGAGGTGGTGGCCCTGGGCGCCGCGGTGCAGGCCCACGCGCTGGTGGCGCAGGAGGGCGAGCTGCTCCTGCTGGACGTCACGCCGCAGAGCCTGGGGGTCGCCATCGCGGGCGGCTTCGTGCGCCGCATCATCCCCAAGAACACCACCGTGCCCACGTCGGCCACGGAGGTCTTCGCCACGTCGAAGGACCTCCAGCGGGTGGTGAAGATCATGGTGCTCCAGGGAGAGCACGAGGCGGCGCACCAGAACGAGCTGCTGGGCGAGTTCGTCCTCACCGGCCTGCGCGAGGCGCCGCGCGGACAGGTGGAGATCGAGGTGACGTTCGACATCAACGCGGAGGGCATCGTCTCCGTCTCCGCGAGAGACAGGGAGACGGGCCTGCGTCAGTCGATCACCGTCACCGCCTCCAGCGGCCTGACGGAGGACGAGCTCAAGCGCATCATGGACGAGCAGCGCGGCTACCTCATGGCGGCGCGAATCTCCGAGGAGCTGACGGCCAAGCGCGTGGAGCTGGACACGCTGGCGCGCGACGTCATGGACGCGCTGACGCGCGCGCGGCTGCTGCCCGGTGGGGGAGGGCTGCCTGCGGACGCGGTGCCTCGCGCGGAGCAGGTGCTGGAGCACGCGCGGCAGGTGCGCGCGGGCGAGGACGTGGGCGCCATGGGCCGGGCGTGCGAGCTGCTCGCCTCCAGCCTCATGCAACTCAAGAGTCCTCCGCGCAGCGGCACGGGACGATAGATGAGCACCCAGCGCGCCAATCAGCTCGTGGAAGCGGGACTGTGGCTGCGCCTCAGCGGTGACGCGCAGGGCGCGCAGAAGCTCTTCGAGCGCGCGCTGGAGTTGGATCCGGACAACGCCCGCGCCCAGGAGTCGCTGGCGACGTTGATGGGGAGCGCGCCGACGGTCGCGGGACCCTTCTCCGCGCCGTCCTCGGAGGTCTCCACGCGCGCCACGCCGTTGCCGTCCCTCGAGGGGGACTGGGGCGCCTGGGCGGTGGGAGAGCCGAGCCTGACGGTGGACGAGGCCTCGGTGCCGAGCGCGGCCAGCGTGCTGCTCCCGGACGCGGACGCGGGCCCGCCGGAGAGCGACGTGCTGGAGCTGTTGTCTCGCGACGAGGTCCCCATCACCCAGGAGTACGGCATCCCGGGCGGCGACGCGTACGGCGCGCCGGTGGGCGAGACGGAGCTGGAGCGCCTCCTGCGCGGCGCGGGGGACCTGCTGGAGCTGGACGACCACTCGGGCGCGGTGGACCTGCTGTTCAAGGCCCAGGAGCTGGCGCCAGGGGACCCGCGCGTCGAGGCCCTGCGCGCGCGCAGCGAGCGGATGTTGATGGCGATGCTGGAGTCGAAGCTCGGGGACCTGGGGCGCGTGCCTCGCTTGCGGCTCCAGCCGGACGACGTCATCTGGCTCAACCTGGACCACCGCGCCGGCTTCGTGCTGGCGCAGATCGACGGCTCGGTGACCTACGAGGACCTCTTCGCCCTGTCCGGGATGACGCGGCTGGATACCGCGCGCATCCTCGCGCAGTTGATCGACGAGGGCGTCATCAGCACCGGGTGAGCGGTCCGCGGGTGTTCGCGACGTGGCTCCCCCGGAGTGGGCGCGGGTCAGAACGCGATGCCCACCTGGACTTGTGGCGCGAAGCTGAAGCCGCCGTCGCCGGGCCTGCCGGTGACGAAGACGGGCAGGTCCAGTTCGACGAGCCACTTCAGGTCGTCGTTCAGGTCGAACTTCTTGAGGACGATGGGCACCAGGCCGAAGTTGAAGGGCTGGTCCGCGCCCACCGCCATGGCCACGCGCAGGCCGGCGGACACTGCGCCCAGGTCATAGATGATGCCCGGGTCCACGACCAGGCTGGTGCTGGCGCTCGCCGGCGTCCCATCGTCGGAGAAGCGCCACTTGCTGAAGGCGATGAACTCGAAGTCGATGCACCACTTGCCGAACGTCAAGGTGACGCCCGGGGCGATGCCCGCCTGGATGAAGTCCCCGAAGATGACGGTGGTGTCCTCGTCGGTGACGTTGAGGAGGGGCACCACCAGCGCCAGGTGACCGCCCACCTTCGGGCCGCCTCCCGCTTCACCCGAGCCGCCCGTGGCCTCGTGTCGCTCGCGGTGCTTCTCGTGCTTGTCGTGCTTCTTCTTGTGCTCGAACCAGGCGCCCCGGTTCTCGTCGGGTTCGGCGCTCGCGGCTCCTGGAGCGAACGCCGCGAGCATCGCGACCAGCCCCCCGAGGCCCGCGGCCCCCACCCACTTCCGTCCCCCCATGGTTCCCCCCTCGCATTGGCGCCGGACGTGGCGCGTGCCCACGCCGCGGCAGGACGGAGGTTGGTGTGCGCCCCCCGCCCGGACAACCCGCCCGCTCCCTGGGGGCAGGGCTCCGTTGGCTTCGCGGCACGGCACTCACCTCGTCGGCCCCGAATCATGCTCAATTGACAGGTTGTTGTCGTTTTGACAGGAATATGTCCATGAGGAGCGACCTCAGCATCCCGATGCTTCCCTGTGTCGAATTGGAGCCCACGCTGGCTTTCTACGAGCGGCTGGGCTTCGAGGTGACGTATCGGCAGCAACGTCCGAATCCCTACGCGGCGACGCGGCGCGGAGGGGCGCAGCTCCACTTCTTCGGGATGAAGGGGTTGGAGCCGTCCCAGGCCTTCAGCACGTGCCTGGTCATCGTCGACGAGGTGGAGTCCCTGCACGCGACCTTCGCGGACGCGCTGCGAGCGGCCCACGGGAGGCTCCCCCTCCGGGGCGTGCCCCGAATCACGCGCATGCGGCCAGGCCAGTCACGCTTCTCCGTCGTGGACCCCTCCGGGAACACGCTCATCTTCGTCCGCCGGGACGAGCGCCAGGGCGCTGGCGACGGGGAGGGGCGCGGTCAGGCCTCCCCGCTGGGCGAGGCGCTGGCGCTGGCGCGTCGGCTGCGAGACTTCCGGAACGACGACGTGGCGGCGGCGAAGGTGCTGGATGCCGCCTTGAAGAAGGACGCGTCGGGGACGCGGCTGGAGCGGGCGCGCGTGCTCCTGGCCCGCGCCGAGCTGGCCGTCGCGCTGGGGGACGGCGCGGCGGCGCGGGCGCTTCAGGGGGCGTTGGATGGACTCCAGCTGGGGGTGGAGGAGCGCGAGGCCCTGCGGGAGGACCTGCGCGTCCTCGAGCGAATCCAGGGGACGGGCTAGCCGCGGACGACGGCCGTCCAGGTGCCCTTCACCACGACGTCGCCCCGCTGGTTGCGCGACTCGGAGGTGACGACGACGAACTCCATGCCCGCCTTCTCGTAGATCTCCGAGATGCGGCCCGTGGTGGTCATCACGTCGCCGGGGCGCATGACGTCCAGGAACTCCAGCTCCTGCTCGCCATGCACCAGCATCAGCAGGTTGATGCCCAGCTCCGGGTCCGACACCGCCGCGCCGAACGGGCGGATGGCGAAGACGACGGCGAAGCTGGGGAAGGCGATGAGGTCCCCGTAGGGGCCGGCCTTGGCCGCCTGGGCGTCGTGGAGCAGGGGGCTGACGTGCGCGGGAGGCTCGCCGGGAGTGCCGGCGGCGGGGTGGGCACCGCCGAGCGCGAGCGCGAACTCACGCATCTTCTCCGCGCCGAGCGTGTATGAGAATGGGCCGTACTCACGGCCGATGAAGCGTTTGTCGATGGCCATGGCGCTATCCGATGGAGGCTTCGACGACGGCGCCCTTGAGGACGGCCTCGCCGCGCTGGTTGGTGGCGGTGACTTCGGTGACGAGCCGGTGGCCCTCCAGCGCCGTGACGCGGCCCTGGAAGGTGACGGTGTCCTCGAGGCGCACGGGACGCGAGAAGCGCACCTTGACGCGGCGGATGCGGCCCGGGTCTCCCACGAAGATGCCCACCGCCTCCACCGCCCAGCCCAGCGTGCACAGGCCCTGGAGGATGACGCCTCCCAGCCCCGCGGCCTGGCCGACCTCCGGGTCGATGTGGATGGGATTGAAGTCCCCGGAAGCGCCCGCGTAGTAGATCGGCCGGTACCGGTCGCACTCGCGGACGTGCGTGAACGTGTCGCCTACCTGGAACGTGCGTGCCATTCGTGGATGTCTAGCACGGCCCGCCGGCGCTTCATCCCATGAAGTGCCAGCGTTCCACGCCGCGAAACGCCACGGAGGGTGTGGCGTTTTTCAATGGCCGGAGCGGGCCGTCGCCGCGCCGTCGTCGCGTTCGGGCGCGGGGCCGTGGTCCAGCGGATCCTCCACCTCGGAGCCCTCGCGGCGCTTGCGATACTGCTCGCGCACGTACGTCACCAGCTGGTCCAGATACGAGGACAGGGGAGGGCAGCGCACGCCGGTGCCGTCCAGCAGCTCCAGCGTGTTGTGGCAATTGTAGATGGCCAGGTGGTTGACGTAGCTGATGGCCGCGCGCTGCGGGCGGGCCAGCTTCTCCAGCACCGGCAGCCGCAGCATGACGTCCGCGGCGCGCGCGGACAGGTTGAAGCGCGGCAGCTTCTTGTTGGCCTTCTCCGCGATGAGCTCGTACACGCGCCGGGCGCTCATGGGGTTGGGGTCCACCAGGTGGAAGGTGCGGCCCACCGCGCGCGGGTCCTTCGACAGCCGCAGCACCGCGTCCACCACGAAGTCCACGGGCACCACGTTGAGCGGGGCCACGCCGTTGCCCGGCAGCGGCAGCGGCACCACCAGCGGCGACGTCACCAGCAGGATGCCCAGGTAGTAGGGCCCCTCGAACTTGTCGATCTCCCCCGTGCGCGAGTCGCCCACCACGCTGGACGGCCGGAAGATGGTGACGGGGAGGTTGGCCGAGGCGCGCATCACCAGCCGCTCCGCCTGGAACTTCGTCTCCTCGTAGGGGTTGCGGAAGCCCTGGCCCCGGTCCAGCTCGTCCTCGGCGATGACGCCGACGCGGTCCCCGGACACGTAGCAGGTGGAGAAGTGGTTGAAGCGCGCCAGGCGCTCGCAGTCGCGCGCCAGCTCCAGCATGTTGCGCGTGCCGTCCACGTTCACCCGCCACGCGGTGTCCTTGGGCACGCCCAGCTGCGCCACCGCGGCCAGGTGGAAGATGTCCGTCACCCGCTCGCACAGCCGCTGGTACTCCTCGCCGGACAGCCCCAGGTGCATGTCCACCACGTCGCCGGTGAGCAGCTCCACCGTGGCGCCCTTCAACCGGGACGCGTGCTTCTGCGCCTCCTTGAGGGCCTTGGGCTGCACCAGCGCGAAGACGTGCCCCTTGGGGTCTTCACGGGCGATGTGCTCCACCAGCCGTTTGCCGATGAAACCGGGATAGCCGGTGACGAAGTACGTGCCGGGACCGGCCTTCTTGCGCGTCTCGCTCATTGCGGCGCGCAGCATACCCGTCCGTCAGCCGAGCGCGAGCATGGCGCGCCAGACCGACTCGACCTGGGCCCGGGTGCCCGCCAGGTCCCCGCTGTTGTCGATGACCCACGTCGCGTGGGTCCGCTTGTCGTCCAGGGGGAGCTGGGACGCCAGCCGGGCCTCCGCCGCCGCCGCGTCCAGGTGATCGCGCGCCATCAGCCGGGCCTTCTGCACGTCCCGGGGCACCCACACCAGCGCCAGGCCGTCCATCCACTGGTGCATGCCGCTCTCCACCAGCAGGGGGACGTCGTAGACGACGCGCGCCAGGCCACGCGCCCGCGCGTCGTCCAGGCGCTGGGCGAAGGCGTCCCGCACGGCGGGGTGGACGATGGCGTTGAGGGCGGCGCGCTCCTCGTCGTTGCCGAAGACGCGCGCGCCCAGCTTCGCGCGGTCCAGCCGGCCGTCCGGGCCCACCACGCCCGGGAAGCGCTCGGCGATGGCGGCCAGGGCCTGGGTGCCCGGCTCGACGACCTCGCGCGCGAGCACGTCCGCGTCGATGACCTCCGCGCCCAGCTCGCGGAGCATCCGCGTGACGGTGCTCTTGCCGGAGGCGATGCCGCCCGTCAGTCCGAGGACGCGCACCTACTTGGCGGCCTTCTGCGTGGTGAAGGTGAACGACTGCACCGTCTTGCCGTCCTCGTTGAAGAAGATGGCGAGCCCCAGCTTGGGGTACAGGAAGTAGGTGCGGAAGTCGTCCGTCAGCTTGCGCTGGTAGCAGGGCGCCGCGGGCGCGGGGCCGGAGGGGCACGCGGGGCCGTAGCTCTGCTCGATGGTCTCCTTGTCGATGACGGGGCCGGGGAAGACGTCGATGCGCTCGATGAGCCCGGTGGCGGGGTCCAGCTTGAACTGCGCCTGGCTGGTGCCCTTGATGGCTTCCTTGCCCAGGTAGGCGATGATCTCCTTCCCGTCCTGGGTGACGGTGCGCGACGGTTCGCCGAACTTCTTGACGACCTCGTCCTTCTTGGTGACGCCGGGCTCCACGCCCTGCCAGGGCTTGGCGTCGACGACGGTGGGAGCGGCGAAGGCGAGCACGGCGAGCGCGGTCAGGGTCCTCATCACGACTTCCTCCCTAATGGAAAGGGCGGGCGGGGCTCAAGCATCCCCCTCTCATTTCAAACGGACGTTTCCGACGGGCATTCAACCACGAGACGCCTTGCCCCGTCCGGGGGGGTCTGCTACTTCGCGACCCATGCGCGCTCCTGGCACCCGCATCCTGCCCTTCCTCCTGCTGGCGCTGTGTGGCGTGGCCGGAGCGGCCGACTTCGTTGGCGCGGACAGCTGCAAGGGGTGCCACCCGGAGGCCTACGAGGCGTGGCAGAAGTCCAAGCACGCCCGGGCGGTGAACTCCCTCACGGAGCAGCAGCAGAAGGACGGCCGCTGCCTGTCGTGCCACTCGCCGGACCAGGTCGCCCAGGTGTCCGCCAGTGTGAGCTGCGAGACATGCCATGGCGGCGGCCAGTACTACTCGCCGGAGTACGTCATGAAGGATCCGGAGCTGGCCCGGCTGGTGGGGCTGGTGGATCCGTCGGAGAAGCAGTGCCGCTCCTGCCACGACGCCTCCTCGCCCTCCCTGCGGCCGTTCGACTTCAAGGAGTCGCTCAAGGCCATCGACCACTGGTCCGCGGAGCGGGCCCGTCGCGCCGCCCGCACGGAGTCCACCCCCACCGCGGCGCCGACGACCGCGACCGCCAAGAAGTAGGGCCGTGATCAAGATCCTCGACGCCCGTTTCGTCACCACCGCGGTGGAGCCCAAGGGCTATCCGCAGGAGCACTCCGCGGAGGTGGCCTTCGTGGGCCGCTCCAACGTGGGCAAGTCCTCCATGATCAACGCCCTGTGCGGCCGCAAGAAGCTGGTCCGGGTGTCGAACACGCCCGGCCGCACCCGCACGCTCAACTTCTTCGACGTGGACCTGGAGTGGGGCACCAAGCGCCACCAGGTGCGCCTGGCGGACCTGCCCGGCTACGGCTTCGCCCGCGCCAGCAAGGCGGACAAGGCCCAGTGGGAGAAGATGATCACCACCTACCTGGAGAAGCGGCACCGCCTGGAGGTGGTGGTGAGCATCATCGACGCGGAGGTGGGGCCCACCCCGGACGACCTGGCCACGCTCGACTACCTCCAGGCGCACAAGCGCCGGGTGATGGTGGTGGCCACCAAGGTGGACCGCCTCACCAAGGCCCGGACGCGCCCGCGGCTGCAGGAGCTGGCGAAGCTGATGGACCTGCCCCTGGAGGCCGTCCTGCCCTTCTCCTCGACGGAGCGCCTGGGCGTGGACGAGGTCTGGACCGCGCTGCTCTCCACGTTCGGCAAGTCCACCCGCGTCTGAGCGGGGCCCCCGGGAATCGGGTAGTCGTCGCTCGCGGTGGGGTTGTGCTCCCGGCCCGTGGGGGCCTGTGGTAGGCACGCCGCCGTGTCTGAGAACGGCAAGGGAAATGGCAAGGACGCCCAGCTCGCCCTGCGCGAGCTGAGCCAGCGGTTGATGCGGTTGTCGCCCCGCCAGCGCCTGGACGCGCTGCTGGACGGGCCGGACGCGCGGGCGGTGGTGCGCGCGCTGCCGCCGGAGAACCTCTACGTCACCATCCAGGAGGTGGGGCTGGCGGACGCGACGGAGCTGGTGCAGCTCGCCTCGCCCGGCCAGTTCCGCGCCTTCGTGGACCTGGGGGGCTGGAAGCGCGACTCGCTGGACCCGCACGACGTGCTCACCTGGCTGCGGGCCGCGCGCGGCGGCATCGACGATTCGGCGGAGTACCTGCGCAAGCTGCACGCGCTGGACCTGGAGGTGCTGGAGCTGCTCCTGCGCGAGTTCGTCGTCGTGCACGACCTGGAGGAGAACCCGGACGTCAACCCCCAGGGCGTGACGCTGGAGACTCCGGAGGGGCGCTACCTGGTCGAAATCAAGGCGGACGGCGTGGAGATGTCCGCGGTGCGCACGCTCCTCAACGACCTCATCGCGGAGAACCCCTTCGAGGCGGTGCGCCTGCTGGAGGCGGTGCGCTGGGAGATTCCCGGCGAGTTGGAGGAGACGGCGTTCCAGTTCCGCCAGGGCCGCCTGCTCGATCTGGGCTTCCCGTCGCTGGAGGACGCGGTGTCGCTCTTCGGCCGCGTGGACGTGGGGCCCTCGCCCCGGCCCGCGCAGGGCACCGCGCTGGCGCCGTCGCAGGGCCACGTGGACTACCTGGACGCGGCCTTCCGTGGGCTGGACGACGTCGAGCGCACCAACGCGGAGGACGAACTGACGGGCGTGGCCAACGCGGCGCTGGTGGCCGAGCTGGCGGACCCCGGCGACCTGGACGCCGTGCGCCGGGTGGGGGAGATGGTGCGTGACTACCTCAGCCTGGGCCTGGAGCAGCTGACGGGCGCCGACCCGTCGCGCGCGTCCCAGGTGCTGCGCGACACGCCGCTGCGGCGCGTGTTCCAGACCGGCTTCACGCTGACGCTCCAGCTCAAGTTCCGCGCGGACCGGCTGGCCAAGGCCCCCGGCGCCACCGTGGACGGCGTCCTGATGGTGTTGCCGGAGGAGGCGGCCGCCCTGGAGGCGCTGCGGCGCAAGCGGCCCCGGCGCGCGCTGAAGGTGGAGGGCGCGGAGCCCGTGCCGT
This window encodes:
- the dnaK gene encoding molecular chaperone DnaK, which codes for MAEPEPLIGIDLGTTNSIVATVQDGQPIVIKNRTGQALTPSVVAVSKNGKRLVGGIAKRQAITNPQETVYAAKRLIGRKFSSHEVQDALRQLPYEVVCGQHDDLRIRMGGKDLAVPELSAMILQELKADAEAHFGRPVSKAVVTVPAYFNDAQRQATKDAGRIAGLEVLRIINEPTAAALAYGFSRTVNGRVAVLDLGGGTFDVSVLEINQGVFDVVATGGDTYLGGEDWDNRIIEWLVFGFAKEHGIDLRKDRMALQRLKDAAEKAKVELSGVRETQLNLPFICTPPGGGAALHLQAALTREKLEDLTNDLTERVVGITTEVLGEAGVRPSELKEVILVGGMSRMPRVVEAVRTYFRREPCKGVHPEEVVALGAAVQAHALVAQEGELLLLDVTPQSLGVAIAGGFVRRIIPKNTTVPTSATEVFATSKDLQRVVKIMVLQGEHEAAHQNELLGEFVLTGLREAPRGQVEIEVTFDINAEGIVSVSARDRETGLRQSITVTASSGLTEDELKRIMDEQRGYLMAARISEELTAKRVELDTLARDVMDALTRARLLPGGGGLPADAVPRAEQVLEHARQVRAGEDVGAMGRACELLASSLMQLKSPPRSGTGR
- a CDS encoding tetratricopeptide repeat protein, with product MSTQRANQLVEAGLWLRLSGDAQGAQKLFERALELDPDNARAQESLATLMGSAPTVAGPFSAPSSEVSTRATPLPSLEGDWGAWAVGEPSLTVDEASVPSAASVLLPDADAGPPESDVLELLSRDEVPITQEYGIPGGDAYGAPVGETELERLLRGAGDLLELDDHSGAVDLLFKAQELAPGDPRVEALRARSERMLMAMLESKLGDLGRVPRLRLQPDDVIWLNLDHRAGFVLAQIDGSVTYEDLFALSGMTRLDTARILAQLIDEGVISTG
- a CDS encoding bleomycin resistance protein, which codes for MRSDLSIPMLPCVELEPTLAFYERLGFEVTYRQQRPNPYAATRRGGAQLHFFGMKGLEPSQAFSTCLVIVDEVESLHATFADALRAAHGRLPLRGVPRITRMRPGQSRFSVVDPSGNTLIFVRRDERQGAGDGEGRGQASPLGEALALARRLRDFRNDDVAAAKVLDAALKKDASGTRLERARVLLARAELAVALGDGAAARALQGALDGLQLGVEEREALREDLRVLERIQGTG
- a CDS encoding FAS1-like dehydratase domain-containing protein, whose translation is MAIDKRFIGREYGPFSYTLGAEKMREFALALGGAHPAAGTPGEPPAHVSPLLHDAQAAKAGPYGDLIAFPSFAVVFAIRPFGAAVSDPELGINLLMLVHGEQELEFLDVMRPGDVMTTTGRISEIYEKAGMEFVVVTSESRNQRGDVVVKGTWTAVVRG
- a CDS encoding MaoC family dehydratase, with translation MARTFQVGDTFTHVRECDRYRPIYYAGASGDFNPIHIDPEVGQAAGLGGVILQGLCTLGWAVEAVGIFVGDPGRIRRVKVRFSRPVRLEDTVTFQGRVTALEGHRLVTEVTATNQRGEAVLKGAVVEASIG
- a CDS encoding SDR family oxidoreductase, whose amino-acid sequence is MSETRKKAGPGTYFVTGYPGFIGKRLVEHIAREDPKGHVFALVQPKALKEAQKHASRLKGATVELLTGDVVDMHLGLSGEEYQRLCERVTDIFHLAAVAQLGVPKDTAWRVNVDGTRNMLELARDCERLARFNHFSTCYVSGDRVGVIAEDELDRGQGFRNPYEETKFQAERLVMRASANLPVTIFRPSSVVGDSRTGEIDKFEGPYYLGILLVTSPLVVPLPLPGNGVAPLNVVPVDFVVDAVLRLSKDPRAVGRTFHLVDPNPMSARRVYELIAEKANKKLPRFNLSARAADVMLRLPVLEKLARPQRAAISYVNHLAIYNCHNTLELLDGTGVRCPPLSSYLDQLVTYVREQYRKRREGSEVEDPLDHGPAPERDDGAATARSGH
- the coaE gene encoding dephospho-CoA kinase (Dephospho-CoA kinase (CoaE) performs the final step in coenzyme A biosynthesis.), encoding MRVLGLTGGIASGKSTVTRMLRELGAEVIDADVLAREVVEPGTQALAAIAERFPGVVGPDGRLDRAKLGARVFGNDEERAALNAIVHPAVRDAFAQRLDDARARGLARVVYDVPLLVESGMHQWMDGLALVWVPRDVQKARLMARDHLDAAAAEARLASQLPLDDKRTHATWVIDNSGDLAGTRAQVESVWRAMLALG
- a CDS encoding cytochrome c family protein gives rise to the protein MRAPGTRILPFLLLALCGVAGAADFVGADSCKGCHPEAYEAWQKSKHARAVNSLTEQQQKDGRCLSCHSPDQVAQVSASVSCETCHGGGQYYSPEYVMKDPELARLVGLVDPSEKQCRSCHDASSPSLRPFDFKESLKAIDHWSAERARRAARTESTPTAAPTTATAKK
- the yihA gene encoding ribosome biogenesis GTP-binding protein YihA/YsxC → MIKILDARFVTTAVEPKGYPQEHSAEVAFVGRSNVGKSSMINALCGRKKLVRVSNTPGRTRTLNFFDVDLEWGTKRHQVRLADLPGYGFARASKADKAQWEKMITTYLEKRHRLEVVVSIIDAEVGPTPDDLATLDYLQAHKRRVMVVATKVDRLTKARTRPRLQELAKLMDLPLEAVLPFSSTERLGVDEVWTALLSTFGKSTRV
- a CDS encoding DUF6178 family protein codes for the protein MSENGKGNGKDAQLALRELSQRLMRLSPRQRLDALLDGPDARAVVRALPPENLYVTIQEVGLADATELVQLASPGQFRAFVDLGGWKRDSLDPHDVLTWLRAARGGIDDSAEYLRKLHALDLEVLELLLREFVVVHDLEENPDVNPQGVTLETPEGRYLVEIKADGVEMSAVRTLLNDLIAENPFEAVRLLEAVRWEIPGELEETAFQFRQGRLLDLGFPSLEDAVSLFGRVDVGPSPRPAQGTALAPSQGHVDYLDAAFRGLDDVERTNAEDELTGVANAALVAELADPGDLDAVRRVGEMVRDYLSLGLEQLTGADPSRASQVLRDTPLRRVFQTGFTLTLQLKFRADRLAKAPGATVDGVLMVLPEEAAALEALRRKRPRRALKVEGAEPVPFRSLREVASSEAVLGRAEAQVEVFRGLLGGTPESAREAVARFGVPLETLGMDRLFAAGVAMAVLDERADARPVPLGRAVELGQRLFEGTPQAPRLRPSATERALAGLEPAVAPGARDELRRMVGVTLGRLLSELGVAWLEEARWSPVASEVLPMESAPVP